One genomic segment of Ipomoea triloba cultivar NCNSP0323 chromosome 9, ASM357664v1 includes these proteins:
- the LOC116029885 gene encoding protein PXR1-like has product MEKEKSNRKDGKSTKEREHKHQSSKDKSRDAASYEDDNRHHHRHRSKHCGGDEEDNRRRSDNCHRRHSEEDSFDRERWIERHKSEREGSLDKREKSHDRDKRERLHEREIIKREEYVEKRQFSKRKERGDSEDRNAGAEKRVMVSKGKNENGKEKEDRRERRRFDDSEVKDKEERRESKRFEDKVKQEDMGLMKKG; this is encoded by the coding sequence ATGGAGAAGGAAAAATCCAATCGCAAAGACGGAAAATCAACAAAGGAAAGAGAGCACAAGCACCAAAGTTCCAAGGACAAGTCTAGAGATGCTGCCAGCTACGAAGATGATAATCGCCATCACCACCGCCACCGCTCAAAGCACTGTGGCGGAGACGAAGAAGACAACCGCCGCAGGTCGGACAATTGCCACCGTCGGCATTCCGAGGAGGATTCCTTCGATCGGGAGAGATGGATTGAGCGGCACAAGAGTGAGAGAGAGGGAAGCTTAGACAAGCGCGAGAAATCTCACGATCGGGACAAGCGCGAGAGATTGCACGAGCGCGAAATAATTAAGAGAGAAGAGTATGTGGAGAAGCGGCAGTTTAGTAAGAGGAAAGAGAGAGGAGACAGTGAGGATAGAAATGCTGGAGCTGAGAAGAGAGTTATGGTTTCCAAGGGAAAGAATGAGAATGGAAAGGAGAAGGAAGATAGAAGGGAGAGGAGGAGATTTGATGACAGTGAGGTGAAGGATAAAGAAGAGAGGAGAGAAAGTAAGAGATTTGAGGATAAAGTGAAACAGGAGGATATGGGGTTGATGAAGAAAGGATGA
- the LOC116030896 gene encoding beta-glucuronosyltransferase GlcAT14C-like, which yields MRKSRFTHSQKWSIPILLLSIFLLLLVSTLIFTHPNAQNSTTPNHDGVAESELPELPRLAYLISGSRADGARLKRLLQALYHPRNYYVLNLDLEAADGERVELGKWVRLDPVMREFRNVMVIGKADLITHRGPTALASMLHAAAILLKKAKRWDWLINLSASDYPLMPQDDILHIFSYLPRDLNFLEHTSNIGSKEYHRARPIIIDPGLYHSKKSGVFWAKETRSLPASFMLFMGSEWVVLTRPFFEFCIWGWDSLPRTLLMYYTNVLSSPEGYFHTVVCNHKDYQNTTVNHDLHYIKWDNPPKQDPMNLTTKDFNDMLLSGVPFARTFAMDDPVLDRIDRELLGRSDGQFTPGAWCVGRRDIGKDPCIVYGSCDTVKPSASSTRLEKLVLKLLDSENFRPRQCK from the exons ATGAGAAAATCTAGATTCACCCACAGCCAAAAATGGTCGATACCCATCCTTTTACTCTCCATTTTCCTTCTCCTACTCGTCTCCACGCTAATTTTCACTCACCCAAATGCCCAAAACTCAACAACTCCAAATCACGATGGCGTCGCCGAATCGGAGCTGCCAGAGCTGCCGCGATTGGCCTACCTGATTTCCGGCTCCAGAGCCGACGGCGCGAGGCTGAAGCGGCTTCTTCAGGCGTTGTACCATCCTCGGAATTACTATGTTTTGAATCTGGATTTGGAGGCGGCGGATGGGGAGCGGGTCGAGCTGGGAAAGTGGGTTAGATTGGATCCTGTGATGAGAGAGTTTCGGAACGTTATGGTGATTGGGAAGGCGGATTTAATCACCCACAGAGGACCCACGGCGTTGGCTTCCATGCTCCACGCAGCGGCGATTCTCTTGAAGAAGGCTAAGCGATGGGATTGGTTGATCAATCTTAGTGCGTCTGATTATCCCCTCATGCCCCAAGATG ATATACTGCACATTTTCTCGTACTTGCCTAGGGATCTGAACTTTCTCGAGCACACAAGTAACATTGGTTCGAAGGA GTATCATCGGGCAAGGCCTATAATCATAGATCCTGGCTTATATCATTCTAAGAAATCTGGCGTATTTTGGGCCAAGGAGACGAGGTCATTGCCTGCTTCTTTTATGCTCTTCATGG ggtctgaATGGGTCGTTCTCACGAGGCCATTCTTCGAGTTCTGCATCTGGGGTTGGGACAGTCTCCCCCGCACTCTTTTGATGTATTACACGAATGTCCTGTCCTCCCCCGAGGGCTACTTTCACACCGTTGTCTGCAACCACAAAGACTACCAGAACACGACTGTGAACCACGACCTGCACTACATTAAATGGGATAATCCCCCGAAGCAGGACCCGATGAATTTGACAACGAAGGACTTCAACGACATGCTTCTGAGCGGTGTACCATTCGCTCGTACCTTCGCAATGGATGATCCGGTTCTCGACAGGATTGACAGAGAGCTCCTCGGAAGATCTGATGGCCAGTTTACCCCTGGAGCTTGGTGTGTAGGGAGACGTGATATAGGTAAAGATCCTTGTATAGTTTATGGTAGTTGTGATACAGTTAAGCCTTCTGCAAGCTCAACTAGGTTGGAGAAACTTGTACTGAAGCTCCTGGACTCTGAAAATTTTAGACCAAGACAGTGTAAATAA